From a single Eubalaena glacialis isolate mEubGla1 chromosome 15, mEubGla1.1.hap2.+ XY, whole genome shotgun sequence genomic region:
- the C15H18orf32 gene encoding UPF0729 protein C18orf32 homolog: protein MVCILCIVIPVLLWVYKKFLEPYIYPLISPFVSRMWPRKAIRESKDKNKGKIDCKGADINGLPTRGPTETSDKKKD, encoded by the exons ATGGTGTGCATTCTCTGCATCGTCATTCCAGTTCTGCTCTGGGTCTACAAAAAGTTCCTGGAACCATATATATACCCTCTGATTTCCCCCTTTGTTAGTCGTATGTGGCCTAGGAAAGCTATACGAGAATCCAAGgataaaaacaaaggcaaaatagACTGTAAG GGTGCAGACATAAATGGATTACCGACAAGAGGACCAACGGAAACCTCTGATAAAAAGAAAGACTAA